From Pseudomonas sp. StFLB209, a single genomic window includes:
- a CDS encoding heme ABC transporter permease — translation MKSSISWAWFHRLGSPKTFYDFSGRWLPWLAAFAALSLTVGVVWGLAFAPADYQQGNSFRIIYIHVPSAILAQSCYMMLAACGVVGLVWRMKLADVALQCAAPIGAWMTALALLTGAIWGKPTWGSWWVWDARLTSMLILLFLYLGLIALGNAISNRDSAAKACAVLAIVGVVNIPIIKYSVEWWNTLHQGATFTLTEKPAMPAEMWLPLLFTTLGFYAFFASVLLLRMRLEVLKREARTRWVQDEVLKTLGRPVTQVQP, via the coding sequence ATGAAAAGCAGCATTAGTTGGGCCTGGTTTCACCGTCTGGGCTCACCGAAAACCTTCTACGACTTCAGCGGCCGCTGGTTGCCCTGGCTGGCGGCGTTTGCCGCGCTGTCGCTGACTGTGGGAGTGGTCTGGGGTCTGGCCTTCGCGCCAGCGGACTACCAGCAGGGCAATAGCTTCCGGATCATCTATATCCATGTGCCCAGCGCCATCCTGGCTCAGTCGTGCTACATGATGCTGGCGGCCTGCGGCGTGGTGGGGCTGGTCTGGCGCATGAAACTGGCTGACGTCGCGCTGCAATGCGCGGCGCCCATCGGCGCCTGGATGACCGCCCTGGCGCTGCTGACCGGGGCGATCTGGGGCAAGCCGACCTGGGGGTCGTGGTGGGTCTGGGATGCGCGGTTGACGTCCATGCTGATTCTGTTGTTTCTGTATCTGGGGCTGATCGCGCTGGGCAACGCCATCAGCAACCGCGACAGCGCCGCCAAGGCCTGCGCGGTGCTGGCGATTGTCGGGGTGGTGAACATCCCGATCATCAAGTACTCGGTGGAGTGGTGGAACACCCTGCACCAAGGCGCGACCTTCACCCTCACAGAAAAACCGGCGATGCCCGCTGAAATGTGGCTGCCGCTGCTGTTCACCACATTGGGTTTTTACGCGTTCTTCGCCAGCGTGCTGCTGCTGCGCATGCGTCTTGAAGTGCTCAAGCGCGAGGCCCGGACCCGCTGGGTCCAGGATGAAGTGCTCAAAACCCTGGGGCGTCCGGTCACGCAGGTGCAACCATGA
- the ccmD gene encoding heme exporter protein CcmD — translation MSFESFADFLAMGRHGLFVWSAYGLFVLVVLINIALPLLSRRRYLQEQARRLRREGK, via the coding sequence ATGAGTTTCGAATCCTTTGCCGACTTTCTGGCCATGGGCCGCCACGGGCTGTTCGTCTGGTCGGCCTATGGCCTGTTCGTGCTGGTGGTGTTGATCAATATCGCGTTGCCGCTGCTGTCCCGGCGCCGCTATTTGCAGGAGCAGGCCCGTCGCCTGCGCCGGGAGGGGAAGTGA
- the ccmE gene encoding cytochrome c maturation protein CcmE has translation MNPQRKKRLLLILALLTGIGVALGLALSALQENINLFYTPTQIANGEAPLDTRIRAGGMVQKGSLQRSPDSLEVRFVVTDYNRSVTIRYQGILPDLFREGQGIVALGRLNAAGVVEADEVLAKHDEKYMPPEVTKALQDSGKTDSPTPAAAVPSVSREG, from the coding sequence ATGAACCCGCAGCGTAAAAAGCGTCTGCTATTGATCCTTGCGTTGCTGACGGGCATCGGCGTGGCGCTGGGGCTGGCCCTCAGCGCCCTGCAAGAGAACATCAACCTGTTCTATACCCCGACCCAGATCGCCAATGGCGAAGCGCCGCTGGACACCCGTATCCGCGCCGGTGGCATGGTGCAAAAGGGCTCATTGCAACGCTCGCCGGATTCGCTTGAGGTACGCTTTGTGGTCACCGACTACAACCGTTCGGTGACCATCCGCTATCAGGGCATCCTTCCGGATCTGTTCCGCGAAGGGCAGGGCATCGTCGCCCTGGGCCGGCTCAATGCCGCAGGCGTGGTCGAAGCCGATGAGGTGCTGGCCAAGCACGATGAGAAATACATGCCGCCGGAGGTCACCAAGGCTTTGCAAGACAGTGGCAAGACTGACAGCCCGACGCCTGCCGCAGCCGTTCCATCAGTCTCCAGGGAGGGGTAA
- a CDS encoding heme lyase CcmF/NrfE family subunit has protein sequence MLPELGHLAMILALCFALVQASLPLIGAWRGDRLWMSIARPAAWGQFAFLLFAFGCLTQAFMSDDFSVAYVAQNSNSALPWYYKFSAVWGAHEGSLLLWALILGGWTFAVSVLSRQLPHEMLARVLAVMGMISVGFLSFLILTSNPFLRLLPQSPANGRDLNPLLQDIGLIVHPPMLYMGYVGFSVAFAFAIAALLGGRLDAAWARWSRPWTMVAWAFLGVGITLGSWWAYYELGWGGWWFWDPVENASFMPWLVGTALIHSLAVTEKRGVFKSWTVLLAIAAFSLSLLGTFLVRSGVLTSVHAFATDPERGVFILAFLLLVVGGSLTLFAVRAPVVKSQVGFALWSRETLLLANNLLLVVAASMILLGTLYPLVIDALSGAKMSVGPPYFNTLFVPLMALLMAVLSVGVLVRWKDTPVKWLLGMLTPVLIGSVVLAVALGLILGEGQWAVLAVVLLAGWVVLGALRDIHDKIRHKGLFKGLAGLSRSYWGMQLAHLGLVLCALGVVLSSQHSIERDLRLAPGQSTELGGYRFVFEGARHYEGPNFTSDRGTVRVLRNEQPISVLHPEKRLYTVQQSMMTEAGIDAGFTRDLYVALGEPLEQGAWAVRIHVKPFVRWIWLGGLLTGLGGFLAALDRRYRLKVSQKVRQALSPAGAIS, from the coding sequence ATGCTTCCCGAACTCGGCCATCTGGCCATGATTCTCGCGCTGTGCTTTGCCCTGGTCCAGGCCAGCCTGCCGCTGATTGGCGCCTGGCGCGGTGATCGCTTGTGGATGAGCATCGCCCGTCCCGCTGCCTGGGGGCAATTCGCGTTTCTGCTGTTCGCCTTTGGCTGCCTGACCCAGGCGTTCATGAGCGATGATTTTTCGGTGGCTTATGTCGCGCAAAACTCCAACAGCGCGCTGCCCTGGTATTACAAGTTCAGCGCGGTGTGGGGCGCCCACGAGGGTTCGCTATTGCTCTGGGCATTGATTCTGGGGGGCTGGACCTTCGCGGTGTCAGTCCTTTCACGGCAATTGCCACACGAGATGCTGGCCAGAGTGCTGGCGGTGATGGGCATGATCAGCGTGGGCTTTCTGTCGTTTCTGATTCTTACCTCCAACCCGTTCTTGCGCCTGTTGCCGCAGAGCCCGGCCAACGGCCGCGACCTCAACCCGTTGTTGCAGGATATTGGCCTGATCGTCCACCCGCCGATGCTGTACATGGGCTATGTGGGCTTTTCGGTGGCCTTTGCCTTTGCCATCGCGGCGCTGCTCGGTGGCCGTCTGGATGCCGCCTGGGCGCGCTGGTCGCGGCCATGGACCATGGTCGCCTGGGCATTTCTCGGCGTTGGCATCACCCTTGGTTCCTGGTGGGCCTATTACGAACTGGGCTGGGGCGGCTGGTGGTTCTGGGACCCGGTGGAGAATGCCTCGTTCATGCCCTGGCTGGTGGGCACGGCACTGATCCACTCACTGGCAGTGACAGAAAAGCGCGGCGTATTCAAAAGCTGGACGGTGCTGCTGGCCATCGCTGCCTTTTCCCTGAGCCTGCTGGGGACCTTCCTGGTCCGTTCCGGGGTGCTGACCTCGGTCCACGCCTTTGCTACCGATCCGGAGCGCGGGGTGTTTATCCTGGCTTTCCTGCTACTGGTGGTCGGCGGCTCGCTGACGCTGTTCGCGGTGCGTGCGCCGGTGGTCAAGAGCCAGGTCGGCTTCGCCCTCTGGTCGCGCGAAACCCTGCTGTTGGCCAACAACCTGCTGCTGGTGGTCGCGGCGTCGATGATTTTGCTGGGCACCTTGTATCCGTTGGTCATTGATGCCCTCAGCGGTGCCAAGATGTCGGTCGGCCCGCCGTACTTCAATACCCTGTTCGTGCCGCTGATGGCGTTGCTGATGGCGGTGCTGAGTGTCGGCGTGCTGGTGCGCTGGAAAGACACACCGGTCAAGTGGCTGTTGGGCATGCTGACGCCGGTGTTGATCGGCAGCGTGGTATTGGCGGTGGCGCTGGGCCTGATCCTTGGCGAAGGCCAGTGGGCGGTACTGGCCGTGGTATTGCTGGCTGGCTGGGTGGTGCTGGGCGCGTTGCGGGATATCCACGACAAGATCCGCCACAAGGGCCTGTTCAAAGGGCTGGCCGGTCTGAGCCGCAGTTACTGGGGCATGCAGCTGGCGCACCTGGGGCTGGTGCTGTGCGCGCTGGGGGTGGTGCTTTCCAGCCAGCACAGTATCGAACGCGACCTGCGCCTGGCGCCGGGGCAATCCACCGAACTGGGCGGTTACCGCTTCGTGTTCGAAGGTGCCCGGCATTACGAGGGGCCGAACTTCACGTCCGACCGGGGCACGGTGCGGGTCCTGCGTAATGAGCAGCCAATCAGCGTCCTGCACCCGGAGAAGCGTCTGTACACCGTGCAGCAGTCGATGATGACCGAGGCCGGTATTGATGCAGGCTTTACCCGCGACCTGTATGTGGCGCTCGGCGAGCCGCTGGAGCAGGGCGCCTGGGCGGTGCGTATTCATGTCAAACCGTTCGTGCGCTGGATCTGGCTGGGCGGCCTGCTGACCGGGCTGGGCGGTTTCCTGGCGGCGCTGGATCGCCGCTATCGGCTCAAGGTCAGCCAAAAGGTACGCCAGGCCCTCAGTCCTGCCGGAGCAATCTCATGA
- a CDS encoding DsbE family thiol:disulfide interchange protein encodes MKRWILLIPLVVFLGLSALLFRGLFLDPAALPSALIGKPFPEFSLRDVSSARTLTRADLIGRPALVNVWATWCVACRAEHPVLNRLAQQGVVIHGINYKDVNAEAQKWLKDFHNPYQLNIRDDDGTLGLNLGVYGAPETFLIDSQGIIRHKFVGVIDDQVWREQLAGRYQALVDEARP; translated from the coding sequence ATGAAACGCTGGATTCTGTTGATCCCCCTGGTGGTCTTTCTCGGCCTCAGCGCGCTGTTGTTTCGCGGCCTGTTTCTTGACCCTGCCGCGTTGCCGTCGGCGCTGATCGGCAAGCCGTTTCCCGAGTTCAGCCTGCGCGATGTCAGCAGCGCCAGGACCCTGACCCGTGCCGACTTGATCGGGCGCCCGGCGCTGGTCAACGTCTGGGCCACCTGGTGCGTGGCCTGCCGTGCCGAACACCCGGTGCTCAACCGGCTGGCGCAGCAGGGGGTGGTGATCCATGGCATCAACTACAAGGATGTGAACGCCGAGGCGCAGAAGTGGCTCAAGGACTTTCATAACCCTTACCAGCTCAATATCCGCGACGATGACGGTACGCTGGGTCTGAACCTTGGCGTATACGGCGCTCCGGAAACCTTCTTGATCGACAGCCAAGGCATCATCCGCCACAAATTCGTCGGAGTGATCGACGATCAGGTCTGGCGCGAGCAACTGGCCGGCCGTTATCAGGCACTGGTTGACGAGGCCCGGCCATGA
- a CDS encoding cytochrome c-type biogenesis protein has product MKRWLAAALLSLGLTGLAQAAIEAHTFRDEAERARFAELTRELRCPKCQNQDIADSNAPIAADLRKEIYRLLEEGRSNRQIVDYMVDRYGEFVRYKPTLTARTWLLWFGPAGLLIVGGAVIALIVRRRRLAVHSDATLSDEERERLANLLNNHPMDKHRQ; this is encoded by the coding sequence ATGAAGCGCTGGCTGGCCGCTGCGCTGTTGAGTCTGGGGCTGACCGGTCTGGCCCAGGCCGCCATCGAGGCGCATACCTTTCGCGATGAAGCCGAGCGGGCGCGGTTTGCCGAGCTGACCCGCGAACTGCGCTGCCCCAAGTGCCAGAACCAGGACATTGCCGACTCCAATGCGCCGATCGCTGCCGATCTGCGTAAGGAAATCTACCGGTTGCTGGAAGAGGGCCGCAGCAATCGCCAGATCGTCGATTACATGGTCGATCGCTACGGCGAGTTCGTGCGCTACAAGCCGACCCTCACGGCCCGCACCTGGCTGCTGTGGTTCGGCCCGGCCGGCCTGTTGATCGTCGGCGGCGCTGTGATTGCGCTGATCGTCCGGCGTCGGCGCCTTGCGGTGCACAGCGATGCAACGCTTTCTGACGAAGAGCGCGAGCGTCTGGCGAATCTTTTGAATAACCACCCCATGGATAAACACCGGCAATGA
- the ccmI gene encoding c-type cytochrome biogenesis protein CcmI, whose product MIDFWMAVGLVSLVAASFLLIPILRSRPLAAAADRTAVNIELYEERLAQLQAQRDAGGLSAEQLDIGKAEAARELLADTEGSDRARAAGSLGKAWPLTAAILVPLLGVGLYLHYGASERVELSREFAEPPTSLAEMTHRLERTVEVQPESAEGFYFLGRSYMAQQRPADAARQFERAAALTGRQPELLGQWAQALYFAANKTFTPQVQALTDEALKADANEVTSLGLLGIAAFESKRYQDAVDYWTRLQQLLPVQDPSRAALEGGIARARENLGTTAPAPAVSGPQLKVRVELAAALKDKVQPGDSVFIFARAVGGPPAPLAVRRVTVADLPIEVQMSDADAMMPQLKLSNFAQVQLSARVSRAGQPTKGEWVGNSPPLATSTTARQALIIDRSE is encoded by the coding sequence ATGATCGATTTCTGGATGGCCGTCGGGCTTGTGTCACTGGTGGCTGCAAGTTTCCTGCTGATTCCGATCCTGCGTAGCCGCCCGCTGGCGGCTGCTGCGGATCGCACGGCAGTCAATATCGAGCTGTACGAAGAGCGGCTGGCGCAGTTGCAGGCCCAACGTGATGCGGGCGGGCTGAGTGCCGAGCAACTGGACATCGGCAAGGCCGAAGCCGCCCGCGAACTGCTGGCCGATACCGAAGGCAGCGACCGCGCCCGTGCGGCGGGCAGCCTGGGTAAAGCCTGGCCGTTGACCGCCGCCATCCTGGTGCCGCTGCTGGGGGTAGGTCTTTACCTGCATTACGGCGCCAGTGAGCGGGTCGAGCTGAGCCGGGAGTTCGCCGAACCGCCGACTTCGCTGGCAGAAATGACCCATCGCCTGGAGCGGACCGTCGAAGTCCAGCCCGAATCGGCCGAGGGCTTCTACTTTCTGGGCCGCAGCTACATGGCCCAGCAACGCCCGGCCGATGCAGCGCGGCAGTTCGAACGCGCAGCGGCACTGACCGGCCGTCAACCGGAACTGTTGGGGCAATGGGCTCAGGCGTTGTACTTCGCCGCGAACAAGACCTTTACCCCGCAGGTGCAGGCGCTGACTGACGAAGCCCTGAAAGCCGATGCCAACGAAGTCACCAGCCTGGGCTTGCTGGGCATCGCGGCGTTCGAGAGCAAGCGTTATCAGGACGCGGTGGACTACTGGACCCGCCTGCAACAGTTGCTGCCGGTTCAGGACCCGTCCCGTGCCGCGCTGGAAGGTGGCATCGCCAGAGCCCGTGAAAACCTCGGCACCACCGCGCCGGCGCCAGCCGTCAGTGGCCCGCAGCTCAAGGTCCGGGTCGAACTGGCCGCCGCGTTAAAAGACAAGGTACAGCCCGGCGACAGTGTATTCATCTTTGCCCGTGCCGTAGGCGGCCCGCCTGCGCCGTTGGCGGTCAGGCGGGTGACTGTGGCTGACCTGCCGATCGAGGTGCAGATGAGCGATGCCGACGCCATGATGCCGCAACTGAAACTGTCGAACTTCGCGCAAGTCCAACTCAGTGCACGGGTGTCGCGTGCCGGGCAGCCAACCAAGGGTGAATGGGTGGGCAACAGCCCACCACTGGCGACCAGCACGACGGCCCGTCAAGCGTTGATCATTGACCGTTCTGAATAG
- a CDS encoding sulfate ABC transporter substrate-binding protein: MKKLFAASLLAAGLALGSSAQAAPLLNVSYDVMRDFYKDYNVAFQKHWEAQHKEKATVQMSFGGSSKQARSVIDGLPADVITMNMATDINALADNGELVPKDWVTRLPNNSAPFTSATVFIVRKGNPKALKDWPDLIKDGVEVIVPNPKTSGNGRYTYLSAWGYTLKNGGDEAKAKEFVGKLFKHVPVLDSGGRGATTTFMTNQIGDVLVTFENEAEMIAREFGRDQFEVIYPSVSAQAEPPVSVVDKVVDKKGSRELAEAYLKYLWSPEGQEIAANNFLRPRDETVLAKYKDRFPKVDFLSVEKTFGDWRTVQKTHFIDGGVFDQIYTGK, from the coding sequence GTGAAGAAACTATTCGCCGCCTCACTGCTGGCCGCCGGCCTGGCTCTGGGCAGCAGCGCCCAGGCCGCGCCGCTGCTGAACGTCTCCTACGACGTGATGCGCGACTTCTATAAAGACTACAACGTCGCGTTCCAGAAGCATTGGGAGGCCCAGCACAAGGAAAAGGCCACCGTGCAGATGTCCTTTGGTGGTTCGAGCAAGCAGGCCCGTTCGGTCATCGACGGTCTGCCGGCGGATGTGATCACCATGAACATGGCCACCGACATCAACGCCCTGGCCGACAACGGCGAGCTGGTGCCCAAAGACTGGGTGACGCGCCTGCCAAACAACAGCGCGCCGTTCACCTCCGCCACGGTATTCATCGTGCGCAAGGGCAACCCTAAAGCCCTGAAAGACTGGCCGGATCTGATCAAGGATGGCGTCGAGGTCATCGTGCCGAACCCCAAGACCTCGGGTAATGGTCGTTACACCTATCTGTCGGCGTGGGGCTATACCCTGAAAAACGGCGGCGATGAAGCCAAGGCCAAGGAGTTTGTCGGCAAGCTGTTCAAGCATGTGCCGGTTCTGGACAGCGGTGGCCGTGGCGCGACCACCACATTCATGACCAACCAGATCGGCGACGTGCTGGTGACCTTCGAGAACGAAGCGGAAATGATCGCCCGTGAATTTGGCCGTGATCAGTTTGAAGTGATCTACCCGAGCGTTTCTGCCCAGGCCGAGCCACCGGTGAGTGTGGTTGACAAGGTGGTCGACAAGAAGGGCTCACGCGAGTTGGCTGAAGCCTACCTGAAGTACCTGTGGTCGCCTGAGGGTCAGGAGATCGCGGCCAATAACTTCCTGCGCCCGCGTGATGAAACGGTGCTGGCCAAGTACAAGGATCGCTTCCCGAAGGTCGACTTCCTTTCGGTTGAGAAGACCTTTGGTGACTGGCGCACCGTGCAGAAGACTCACTTTATCGATGGCGGCGTGTTCGACCAGATTTACACCGGCAAGTAG
- a CDS encoding ion transporter, with amino-acid sequence MSTTPNRRERLHTVIFQTDTPAGRRFDQTLLVIILLSLLVTIIDSIESIHAEYATALAWIEWGFTAVFAVEYLLRLYCSPRPLKYAFSFYGLVDLLAIIPGILAIYYSDAQYLLIVRIIRMLRIFRVLKMGMYLRQAHYLLEALRGSKQKIIVFLASVSTLVTVFGTLMYVIEGPEHGFTSIPKGIYWAIVTLTTVGFGDIVPKTPVGQMVSSLVMIIGYSIIAVPTGIFTAELANAMRGEQLKHDCPVCAKKQHEHGAAFCSRCGNALFPKLDDRA; translated from the coding sequence ATGAGCACCACCCCAAACCGCCGCGAGCGGTTGCACACGGTCATCTTCCAGACCGACACCCCCGCCGGCCGCCGCTTCGACCAGACCTTGCTGGTGATCATCCTGCTCAGCCTGCTGGTCACCATCATTGACAGTATCGAGAGCATCCACGCCGAATACGCCACCGCGCTGGCCTGGATCGAATGGGGCTTCACAGCGGTGTTCGCCGTCGAGTACCTGCTGCGCCTGTACTGCTCGCCCCGGCCATTGAAGTACGCTTTCAGCTTTTATGGGCTGGTCGACCTGCTGGCGATCATCCCCGGCATCCTGGCGATCTATTACAGCGACGCTCAGTATCTGTTGATCGTGCGGATCATCCGCATGTTGCGGATCTTCCGGGTCCTGAAAATGGGCATGTACCTGCGCCAGGCCCACTACCTGCTCGAAGCACTGCGCGGCAGCAAACAGAAGATCATCGTGTTTCTGGCCAGCGTCTCGACCCTGGTAACGGTGTTCGGCACCCTGATGTACGTGATCGAAGGCCCGGAGCATGGCTTTACCAGCATTCCGAAGGGCATTTACTGGGCCATCGTGACCCTGACCACCGTCGGCTTTGGCGACATCGTGCCCAAGACCCCGGTGGGCCAGATGGTTTCATCGCTGGTGATGATCATCGGTTACTCGATCATCGCGGTCCCCACCGGAATCTTCACCGCCGAGCTGGCCAATGCCATGCGCGGTGAACAGCTCAAGCACGACTGCCCGGTGTGCGCCAAGAAACAGCATGAACACGGCGCAGCGTTCTGTTCACGGTGCGGCAACGCGCTGTTCCCGAAACTCGACGATCGGGCATAA
- a CDS encoding efflux transporter outer membrane subunit — protein sequence MKPALRLLALSVGALLSACQVVGPDYQPPKDAAVNRADLQGTLGNSANVVSAPVPEHWWRLYQDRQLDELVRQALASNTDLRIAAANLQRSRYQSAEAEAAGGFHGSAKAGAQRLQESGEAFLLAEKVPVATVGDVGLTTSYQFDLFGTLQRGIEAAQANVDATQAAADTARITVVADVVRAYTQVCAANEELAIAHQSLDLQQQSVNLNQRLRDAGRGDQTQVTRSQTQFKSLRAELPRYEALRQSALFRLSMLLAKPVAQLPAGVENCAELPHLAQVIPVGDGAALLKRRPDVRQAERHLHMATAEIGVATGELYPDISIGASVATIGFLDHLGKPATNRWGFGPLISWTVPSNGTRARIHQAEAASQVALARFDAVVLNAIRETQTSMAQYTALLDRRDALVEAEQSAKEAAEQTHRFYQAGRESFLADLQATRTYTQMRAQLAQANTQVAMGQIDLFLALGGGWQQ from the coding sequence ATGAAACCGGCCTTACGCCTGCTGGCGCTGAGCGTCGGCGCCCTGCTATCGGCCTGTCAGGTGGTCGGCCCGGACTACCAGCCACCCAAGGACGCCGCAGTCAATCGTGCCGACCTGCAAGGTACGCTGGGCAACTCGGCCAATGTGGTTTCAGCGCCGGTGCCTGAGCATTGGTGGCGGCTGTACCAGGACCGGCAACTCGATGAGCTGGTGCGCCAGGCGCTGGCCAGCAACACCGACCTGCGCATCGCAGCGGCCAACCTGCAACGCTCGCGCTACCAGAGCGCCGAGGCCGAAGCCGCCGGAGGTTTTCACGGCAGCGCCAAGGCCGGCGCCCAGCGTTTACAGGAATCGGGCGAAGCCTTTCTGCTGGCTGAAAAAGTCCCGGTGGCAACCGTGGGTGATGTGGGTCTGACCACCTCGTATCAGTTTGACCTGTTCGGCACCCTGCAACGCGGCATCGAAGCGGCCCAGGCCAATGTCGACGCCACCCAGGCGGCGGCTGATACGGCGCGCATTACCGTGGTGGCCGACGTGGTGCGGGCCTACACCCAGGTCTGCGCCGCCAACGAAGAGCTGGCCATCGCTCACCAGTCGCTGGACCTGCAACAACAGAGCGTGAACCTCAACCAGCGCCTGCGCGATGCCGGGCGTGGCGATCAGACCCAGGTGACCCGCTCGCAGACCCAATTCAAGTCGCTGCGCGCCGAACTGCCGCGCTATGAAGCGCTACGCCAGAGCGCGCTGTTCCGGCTGTCGATGCTGCTGGCCAAACCCGTGGCGCAACTGCCGGCCGGAGTCGAGAACTGCGCCGAGCTGCCGCACCTCGCCCAGGTCATTCCGGTGGGCGACGGCGCCGCGCTGCTCAAGCGCCGCCCCGATGTCCGCCAGGCCGAGCGTCACCTGCACATGGCCACTGCCGAAATCGGCGTGGCCACCGGCGAGCTGTACCCGGACATCAGCATTGGCGCCTCGGTGGCGACCATCGGTTTTCTTGATCATCTGGGCAAACCCGCCACCAACCGCTGGGGCTTCGGCCCGCTGATCAGTTGGACCGTGCCGAGCAATGGCACCCGGGCGCGCATCCATCAGGCCGAGGCGGCAAGCCAGGTCGCGCTGGCGCGCTTCGACGCCGTGGTGCTCAATGCCATCCGCGAAACCCAGACCAGCATGGCCCAGTACACCGCCCTGCTCGACCGCCGCGATGCCTTGGTAGAAGCCGAGCAATCGGCCAAAGAAGCCGCCGAACAGACCCATCGCTTTTACCAGGCCGGCCGGGAGTCATTCCTGGCGGACCTGCAGGCCACCCGCACCTACACCCAGATGCGTGCACAACTGGCGCAGGCCAATACCCAGGTGGCGATGGGGCAGATCGATCTGTTTCTGGCGTTGGGTGGGGGCTGGCAGCAGTAG
- a CDS encoding efflux RND transporter periplasmic adaptor subunit, whose translation MKKPILTLGRVVLTLIVVALASVLVWRMVMYYMFAPWTRDGHIRADIVQIAPDVSGLIQQVQVRDNQQVSKGQVLFSIDQDRFKLALRQAQATAAERQETWQQAQRENRRNRSLGNLVSREQLEESQSKEARALSALNEARVSVDAAQLNLDRSVIRSPVDGYLNDRAPRPHEFVTAGRPVLSLVDAASYHIDGYFEETKLDGIHIGSKVDIRVVGDNARLTGHVVSMVAAIEDRDRTSSSNLLPNVNPAFSWVRLAQRIPVRIAFDQVPENFRMIAGRTATVSIIDASHQEAAQ comes from the coding sequence ATGAAAAAACCGATCCTGACCCTGGGCCGCGTGGTCCTGACGTTAATTGTGGTGGCGCTGGCCAGCGTGCTGGTGTGGCGCATGGTGATGTACTACATGTTCGCGCCCTGGACCCGCGACGGGCACATTCGCGCCGACATCGTGCAAATCGCCCCGGATGTATCCGGGCTGATCCAGCAGGTCCAGGTGCGCGACAACCAGCAGGTCAGCAAGGGCCAGGTGCTGTTCAGCATTGACCAGGACCGCTTCAAACTGGCGCTGCGCCAGGCCCAGGCCACCGCAGCCGAGCGTCAGGAAACCTGGCAGCAGGCGCAACGCGAGAATCGCCGCAACCGGTCGCTGGGCAATCTGGTATCGCGCGAACAACTGGAAGAGAGCCAGTCCAAAGAGGCCCGGGCGCTGTCAGCACTCAATGAAGCCAGAGTGTCAGTGGACGCCGCGCAACTGAACCTGGATCGCTCGGTGATCCGTAGCCCGGTGGATGGCTACCTCAACGACCGCGCCCCACGCCCCCATGAATTCGTCACTGCCGGGCGGCCGGTGCTGTCACTGGTGGATGCAGCCTCCTATCACATCGACGGCTACTTCGAAGAAACCAAGCTCGACGGCATCCATATTGGCTCAAAGGTCGATATCCGCGTGGTGGGCGACAATGCGCGCCTGACAGGCCATGTCGTGAGCATGGTCGCCGCCATCGAAGACCGTGACCGCACCAGCAGCAGCAACCTGTTGCCCAACGTCAACCCCGCGTTCAGTTGGGTACGCCTGGCGCAGCGTATCCCGGTGCGCATTGCCTTCGATCAAGTGCCCGAGAATTTCCGCATGATCGCCGGACGTACCGCCACCGTGTCGATCATCGACGCCTCACACCAGGAGGCCGCGCAATGA
- a CDS encoding DUF1656 domain-containing protein, translating into MIGELDINGIFIPTFLVLMGLAYLLFLAVHAVLSHTRFYRLVWHRALFNTGLYALLLGVLDTFSRYLMT; encoded by the coding sequence ATGATTGGCGAGCTGGATATCAACGGGATCTTCATCCCGACCTTTCTGGTGCTGATGGGCCTGGCGTACCTGTTGTTTCTGGCTGTTCACGCTGTGCTGTCGCACACCCGCTTTTATCGTCTGGTCTGGCACCGGGCGTTGTTCAACACAGGTTTGTATGCCCTGCTGCTGGGCGTACTGGACACCTTTAGCCGGTACCTGATGACATGA